In a single window of the Littorina saxatilis isolate snail1 linkage group LG3, US_GU_Lsax_2.0, whole genome shotgun sequence genome:
- the LOC138962286 gene encoding sterile alpha motif domain-containing protein 9-like gives MKAEYKQRLQLNWTFLEKNLNVDEILEHCYERGVLVMTDRERIMGEPSRPDRVLKFLHILMAQPDDRGYDVLQEVLCLPDVGQPFIRRRLSETELPQKPLPEDSNQQLLEQIISDCFVVQKDSDCLVEHIIRIIRVQLRHQQKCLDIRSSDVFALIRSVYPQMVLRKHRKKKHVVAIQNCKVKPELVHVAESYDDEDDDEEYTDTPAPIPMEKISPEQVAEVMRPQLEREGQDIGMAARMEEEEIDGKSLVQLTEGHIEKLFPDLKMGKRIRLMDAVKGAIAELQKPPEIAIRPKKPKPRRKLETFRAFDTRPRATDVYEKGHVLPEEQSRPGYLLEPLHKYRLIQANDLATLASEAVQFAAACMNERVNGTIHFGVLGKCDCQRASQAGEIVGFPLNKQQCELAVTDEIYRAFFDEQREVALKSIRDPVYIPVVSQEAASAEIFVVEVDVIPHSEVVGNEAFFLKPASGKQGTALFRYIDGGPTEVFNKELLDFMNCKKQQTSHRRTTEQDTRARAPPSADLHRKLHGLLTDGNDFDVVDIFPVLFLSPLPDDISTEYLVDNFCCIKSLQPLAVFDFDPPHSDSSRETSTGLYPVMENHFGQVYEALTTDNFDKDSEENKNSENKDGLGKLLESLANSSFRPWILCNGYGPLGKEELKPTNWRSQRGQGFKEALRFYKEEIPSEKARILIFLLSRNYDVLLGALEEIFVKFPDQWILVAETEKVAKDLMAEVVRRMYVEKEAIEERCVIGMPWSHVNASIMKIFGYSVGTGCTLPSSTGSPCVMKERDKNGLPDLEILSMTQCTDEDFVRSGSYEEIEKRKRAMEEEFYRGKQVSWWNFFFQDHVLRRSQFDKFKDAVKAKLDDNIPDDEKVAVVTLFHQPGAGGSTTARQILWELRKEFRCCVVKHIPDPRQTCEQIATLRNFEEPENPKPPLVLIDNEDEEKVFQLCSYMNEKARREARDSRGKQKIFCVLVICVRMTVLPKKKDESKVGIMLGHDLEPEEAAWFRSKYEILEERFKKKQLSLHPKLLISFNILKENFNPDYIRRTVDEFVSEIKDFKEKQLLKYIALINSFDPDFQLIPISCFNVIMSPVKDKKKGSKPRLERRRHTTGDTHWEASLSTSLNVLLNRTQKRCLGADIKAVRIINNNLSRAILNNLCSRDKQTVSDVILEFLHTEIFRRSNESSVQTQLVKIVKDILKKRAPMKKGRAKFSPIILEIGKNEDFEQAAEVLKVGFNRFDDPMIAQQIARVYIHCSNWKEADAFARVAQDMKPKNSYLCDTHGQVYKEQLIGRWKECLENEEQLEGDKANEIIDIALKAIEIFRREQKLSDADCSTGYNNCGFFSELRALVTLLDCCRFLKAFKCDKGELLHKFLVNEHFIPDGLNEELGEDRVKLLKRLYHEYEKPMRRLEDEQIQLKEDSCYQYSPSYTNSIQERRMFVHLQECLDTYFGEDKDEVPAGGSPDDACEYRRRRVKRRGGNSLRSIYGLRDEENAAEEFGAMHKLIERNVDSPYCNAFDLKTILNITLARVSKADRRCLEEVPLERALDWTQQLYDKSKLDTFPYLEAFLYLVMFNWPTEWRNKQRFEMVPCSKIKDVIKEWKEAFQNNHPAQKEEEGKKPDRRKGTTLFFLGEGEGFEEIVFYSELQGFNRRHIGDSIWDTKVARTRLKRLKGTLLHEGKEMSVTIMSPKGSHVQLVIPTSYPIKDHSLWQKSVRFVLGFCWSGPKAYSVTRDDRMDLNSAHTPLNFQAHRRNFDHKQQKMMSQQAVEQFWIYYFDNQTKLEKLEKDLRFCSTKKQERALQYQKKRLERDRDLLVQKRTSVLQGPD, from the exons ATGAAGGCAGAATACAAACAAAGGCTCCAGCTGAACTGGACCTTCTTGGAAAAGAACCTGAACGTCGACGAAATCCTTGAACACTGCTACGAGCGTGGCGTGCTGGTAAtgacggacagagagaggatCATGGGAGAGCCTTCAAGGCCTGACAGGGTTCTCAAGTTCCTTCATATCCTCATGGCCCAGCCTGACGACAGAGGCTACGATGTTCTCCAGGAGGTGTTGTGCCTTCCTGACGTGGGTCAGCCGTTCATCAGAAGGCGTTTGAGTGAGACTGAGCTACCGCAGAAACCGTTGCCAGAAG ATTCCAACCAGCAGCTCTTAGAGCAGATCATCAGCGACTGCTTTGTGGTACAGAAGGATTCCGATTGTCTAGTGGAACACATCATCAGGATAATCAGGGTCCAGCTCCGTCACCAACAGAAGTGTCTGGACATTCGGTCGTCGGACGTCTTCGCTCTCATCCGGTCCGTCTACCCCCAGATGGTTCTTCGCAAGCACAGGAAGAAAAAGCATGT TGTTGCCATTCAGAACTGCAAAGTTAAACCGGAGCTTGTGCATGTTGCCGAAAGCTATGATGACGAAG ATGATGACGAAGAGTACACAGATACTCCAGCTCCCATTCCAATGGAGAAAATCTCCCCTGAACAGGTTGCAGAAGTGATGAGGCCACAGTtagagagagaaggacaggACATCGGCATGGCTGCCCGCATGGAAGAAGAGGAAATTGACGGAAAGTCTCTAGTCCAACTGACAGAAGGACACATCGAGAAACTCTTCCCGGATCTGAAAATGGGCAAGAGAATCAGGTTGATGGATGCCGTAAAGGGAGCGATCGCTGAGCTGCAGAAGCCTCCAGAAATTGCAATCCGGCCGAAGAAACCGAAACCCCGGAGGAAGCTGGAGACCTTCAGAGCCTTCGACACGAGGCCCAGGGCAACGGATGTGTACGAGAAAGGTCACGTCCTTCCAGAGGAGCAGTCCAGGCCCGGGTACCTCTTGGAACCACTGCACAAGTACCGTTTGATTCAGGCTAATGATCTGGCCACCCTTGCCTCAGAGGCTGTCCAGTTTGCCGCTGCCTGCATGAATGAGAGGGTGAACGGCACCATCCATTTTGGCGTGCTGGGAAAATGCGATTGCCAGCGTGCGTCTCAAGCCGGGGAGATCGTGGGCTTCCCCTTGAACAAGCAGCAGTGCGAGCTAGCAGTCACTGATGAGATTTACAGAGCGTTCTTCGACGAGCAGAGAGAGGTGGCTCTCAAAAGCATCAGAGACCCTGTTTACATCCCCGTGGTGAGCCAAGAGGCAGCGTCCGCAGAGATCTTCGTGGTGGAGGTGGATGTCATCCCACACAGTGAGGTCGTGGGCAACGAAGCCTTCTTCTTGAAACCCGCTAGTGGGAAACAAGGGACTGCGCTGTTTAGATACATTGATGGCGGTCCCACGGAGGTCTTCAACAAGGAGCTGCTGGACTTTATGAACTGCAAGAAGCAGCAGACGAGTCATAGAAGAACCACAGAACAAGACACGCGCGCTCGGGCACCACCCTCCGCTGACTTACACAGAAAGCTTCACGGCCTGTTGACTGACGGAAATGACTTCGACGTTGTAGACATTTTCCCTGTCCTGTTCCTGAGTCCCTTACCGGACGATATCAGCACCGAATATCTAGTGGACAACTTCTGCTGTATCAAGAGTCTTCAGCCGCTGGCCGTTTTCGATTTTGATCCACCGCATTCAGACTCGAGCAGAGAAACGTCTACAGGTCTATACCCTGTTATGGAGAACCATTTCGGTCAGGTATACGAAGCCCTCACTACCGACAACTTTGATAAGGACAGTGAGGAGAACAAGAACAGCGAGAACAAAGATGGCTTGGGAAAGCTTCTGGAAAGCTTGGCCAACTCGTCTTTCAGGCCGTGGATTTTGTGCAACGGGTACGGACCACTGGGAAAGGAAGAGCTCAAGCCTACTAACTGGAGAAGCCAGCGCGGCCAGGGCTTTAAAGAAGCGCTCCGGTTTTACAAGGAAGAGATCCCCTCTGAAAAAGCTCGAATCCTCATCTTCCTCTTGTCTAGGAATTACGACGTTCTTCTCGGGGCCCTAGAAGAGATCTTCGTCAAGTTTCCCGACCAGTGGATCCTTGTGGCCGAGACGGAGAAAGTGGCCAAGGATCTGATGGCAGAAGTGGTGCGCAGGATGTACGTGGAGAAGGAGGCTATCGAGGAGCGATGTGTCATCGGGATGCCTTGGTCGCACGTCAACGCCAGCATCATGAAGATTTTCGGCTACAGTGTTGGCACGGGCTGCACGCTGCCGTCTTCTACGGGGTCACCCTGtgtgatgaaggagagagacaagaACGGGCTACCTGACCTTGAAATTCTGAGCATGACCCAGTGCACTGACGAGGATTTTGTCAGGAGTGGGAGCTACGAAGAGATCGAAAAGAGGAAGAGAGCGATGGAGGAAGAGTTTTACCGCGGAAAGCAGGTCAGCtggtggaatttttttttccaagACCACGTCCTGCGAAGGTCACAATTTGACAAGTTCAAGGACGCCGTAAAGGCAAAGCTGGACGACAACATACCGGACGATGAAAAAGTCGCCGTGGTGACCTTGTTCCATCAGCCGGGTGCCGGAGGGTCAACGACAGCTCGGCAGATCCTGTGGGAGCTGAGAAAAGAATTCCGTTGCTGTGTCGTCAAACACATACCAGACCCTCGTCAGACCTGCGAACAGATCGCCACTCTCCGAAACTTCGAAGAACCTGAGAACCCGAAACCGCCCCTGGTACTCATTGACAACGAAGACGAGGAGAAAGTCTTCCAGCTCTGCTCTTATATGAACGAGAAGGCCAGGCGGGAGGCCAGGGACAGCAGAGGCAAACAGAAGATCTTCTGCGTTCTCGTCATCTGCGTCAGGATGACGGTTCTACCCAAGAAGAAAGACGAGTCGAAAGTGGGTATCATGCTCGGTCATGACCTTGAACCTGAAGAAGCAGCGTGGTTCCGATCCAAGTATGAAATTCTGGAGGAGAGATTCAAAAAGAAGCAGCTGAGTCTGCACCCCAAGCTCCTCATATCATTCAACATCCTTAAAGAGAACTTCAACCCGGATTACATCAGGCGCACCGTGGACGAATTTGTCAGCGAGATCAAAGACTTCAAGGAGAAACAGCTTCTCAAGTACATCGCTCTCATAAACAGCTTCGATCCGGACTTTCAGCTCATACCGATAAGTTGCTTCAACGTAATCATGAGTCCAgtaaaagacaagaaaaaaggATCCAAACCGAGGTTGGAGCGGAGACGCCACACAACAGGCGACACGCACTGGGAGGCTTCTTTGAGCACATCTCTGAACGTCCTCCTGAACAGGACCCAGAAACGTTGCCTGGGCGCCGACATCAAGGCTGTGagaatcatcaacaacaacctgTCCAGGGCAATCCTCAACAACCTCTGCTCCAGGGATAAGCAGACTGTCAGCGACGTGATTCTCGAATTCCTTCACACGGAGATCTTCAGGAGAAGCAACGAGTCCAGCGTGCAGACGCAGCTGGTCAAAATCGTGAAGGACATATTGAAGAAGAGAGCCCCCATGAAGAAGGGCCGTGCCAAATTCTCGCCCATTATTTTGGAGATTGGAAAGAACGAGGATTTTGAACAGGCAGCTGAGGTTCTCAAAGTGGGATTTAATCGGTTTGACGACCCGATGATCGCCCAACAGATTGCCCGAGTCTACATCCACTGCTCCAACTGGAAAGAAGCTGACGCATTTGCCCGAGTGGCTCAGGACATGAAGCCCAAAAACTCCTACCTGTGCGACACTCACGGGCAGGTGTATAAGGAGCAGCTGATCGGCAGGTGGAAGGAGTGTCTGGAGAACGAGGAACAGCTAGAAGGCGACAAAGCCAATGAAATCATCGACATCGCTCTCAAGGCTATTGAGATCTTTCGCCGAGAGCAGAAGCTGAGCGACGCCGACTGCTCCACGGGATACAACAACTGCGGTTTCTTTTCTGAGCTCCGAGCTCTGGTGACGCTCTTGGACTGCTGCCGCTTTCTCAAAGCCTTCAAGTGCGACAAGGGGGAGCTGCTGCACAAATTCCTCGTCAATGAACACTTCATCCCTGATGGACTGAACGAAGAGCTAGGTGAAGATCGAGTCAAGCTGCTGAAGAGGCTGTACCACGAGTACGAGAAGCCCATGAGACGCCTGGAGGACGAGCAGATCCAGCTGAAGGAGGACTCGTGCTATCAGTACAGTCCCAGCTACACCAACAGCATCCAAGAGCGTCGCATGTTCGTCCATCTCCAGGAGTGCCTGGACACTTACTTTGGCGAAGACAAGGACGAGGTCCCTGCCGGAGGTTCTCCCGATGATGCCTGCGAATACAGACGAAGGCGAGTAAAGAGGAGGGGTGGGAATTCGCTCCGCTCGATCTACGGCCTCAGAGATGAAGAAAACGCCGCCGAGGAGTTCGGTGCTATGCATAAACTCATCGAGCGGAACGTCGACTCTCCCTACTGCAACGCCTTTGACCTGAAAACAATTCTCAACATAACGTTGGCACGCGTGTCCAAAGCCGACAGGAGGTGCCTTGAAGAGGTCCCCCTGGAAAGAGCCCTGGACTGGACACAGCAGCTGTACGACAAGTCGAAGCTGGACACTTTCCCTTACCTCGAAGCCTTCCTCTACCTGGTGATGTTCAACTGGCCAACTGAGTGGCGAAACAAGCAGAGGTTCGAGATGGTCCCGTGCAGCAAAATCAAAGACGTGATCAAGGAGTGGAAAGAAGCCTTCCAGAACAACCACCCGGCTCAGAAAGAGGAGGAAGGCAAGAAGCCTGACCGTCGCAAAGGCACCACGCTGTTCTTCTTAGGGGAAGGCGAGGGCTTTGAAGAGATCGTCTTCTACAGCGAGCTGCAAGGCTTTAACCGGAGGCACATCGGGGACAGCATCTGGGACACGAAAGTTGCCCGTACGCGCCTGAAGCGGCTGAAAGGAACGCTTCTGCACGAGGGCAAGGAGATGTCTGTGACCATCATGTCCCCGAAAGGCAGCCACGTCCAGCTGGTCATCCCTACCTCCTACCCCATCAAGGACCACTCCCTGTGGCAGAAGAGCGTCCGATTTGTACTAG GATTCTGCTGGTCAGGACCCAAGGCTTACTCCGTCACCCGTGACGACAGGATGGACCTGAATTCAGCCCACACGCCCCTCAACTTTCAGGCCCACAGGCGTAACTTTGATCACAAGCAGCAGAAGATGATGTCGCAGCAAGCCGTGGAACAGTTCTGGATCTACTACTTCGACAACCAGACCAAGCTTGAGAAGCTGGAGAAGGATTTGAGGTTCTGCTCTACCAAG AAACAAGAAAGGGCTCTGCAGTATCAGAAGAAAAGGCTGGAGCGTGATAGAGACCTTCTTGTTCAGAAGAGGACTTCTGTTCTGCAAGGACCTGACTAG